A window from Hallerella porci encodes these proteins:
- the ruvX gene encoding Holliday junction resolvase RuvX: MNYLGIDYGEHRVGIAFADSELRWAFARETIDQKKTDLMTRLEELVRENKIDIFVVGMPYRPDGRQDGKNLVVEQFVKQLAERFPNIPIKTEDEAYTSVAALQETSYLKKKKKKQDKGLIDRLAAQHILQSYLENEK, translated from the coding sequence GTGAATTATCTGGGAATTGATTACGGTGAACATCGCGTCGGCATCGCTTTCGCCGATTCGGAATTGCGTTGGGCTTTTGCCCGTGAAACGATAGACCAAAAAAAGACGGATTTGATGACGCGGCTTGAAGAACTTGTCCGCGAAAATAAAATTGACATTTTTGTCGTAGGAATGCCGTATCGCCCCGATGGCCGTCAAGATGGGAAAAATCTCGTCGTCGAACAATTCGTAAAACAGCTCGCAGAACGCTTCCCGAACATTCCGATTAAAACCGAAGACGAAGCATATACATCGGTTGCGGCCCTTCAAGAAACGAGTTATTTAAAAAAGAAAAAAAAGAAACAAGATAAAGGCTTAATCGATCGCCTTGCGGCACAGCACATTTTACAATCGTATTTAGAAAACGAAAAATAA
- the typA gene encoding translational GTPase TypA, whose amino-acid sequence MDQNKIRNIAIIAHVDHGKTTLVDQILKQCGTFHEGEEVNERVMDSGAIERERGITILSKNASVNYKGYHINIVDTPGHADFGGQVERVLGTVDGVLLIVDAFEGPMAQTRFVTQKALALGLTPIVVINKIDRDGCNPHNALDKVFDLFCELNATEEQLDFSCVYASGRKGICRKEVDDPDGDLRILMDLVIDKIPAPKGDPKAAPLLQISTLEYSSFLGRMAVGRVQQGTFKTGMTVAQSFLTDDDTATPKVKNIRIQKILHYDGIQSVPIDEAGPGEIIQIAGLEMFDIGDTLSAVDNPVHLPRIHIDPPTISMLFTVNTSPLAGKGGGKFLTGNNLAERLERAHMADPALLVEKAEGASTFKVSGRGILHLTILIESMRRELYEFTIGSPQVIFQKDENGKILEPMEQFKVEVPSEYSGPVIEELGHRKGEMVDMVTDDNNRVSLEYKIPSRGLLGIRSKLLSLTKGYAVSQSLFLDFEPYKGDIPARVNGVLIAKEPGQAASYALSKLEDRGSLFIPPATEVYPGMIIGEHNRTTDIIVNATKGKHLTNMRSKASDDNIQLTPYRRMTLEECVTFINDDECVEVTPQCLRLRKITLDPHLRKQESKAAVEDDDDD is encoded by the coding sequence ATGGATCAAAATAAAATCAGAAACATTGCGATTATCGCACACGTTGACCACGGTAAAACCACACTCGTGGACCAGATTCTTAAGCAATGCGGCACGTTCCACGAAGGCGAAGAAGTGAACGAACGCGTGATGGACTCCGGCGCTATCGAACGGGAACGCGGCATTACCATTCTTTCCAAAAACGCAAGCGTAAACTATAAAGGGTACCACATCAACATCGTCGATACACCGGGGCACGCCGACTTTGGCGGTCAGGTGGAACGCGTTCTCGGAACCGTTGACGGTGTGCTCTTAATCGTCGATGCTTTTGAAGGTCCGATGGCGCAGACTCGTTTTGTGACGCAAAAAGCTCTCGCTCTCGGATTAACTCCGATCGTCGTCATCAATAAGATTGACCGCGACGGTTGCAATCCGCACAACGCTTTGGACAAAGTCTTTGATCTTTTCTGCGAACTCAATGCGACCGAAGAACAGTTGGATTTCTCTTGCGTTTACGCAAGCGGTCGTAAAGGCATTTGCCGCAAAGAAGTCGATGATCCGGATGGCGATCTCCGCATTTTGATGGATCTCGTCATCGATAAAATTCCGGCTCCGAAGGGCGATCCGAAAGCTGCTCCGCTTCTTCAAATCAGCACTCTCGAATATTCGAGCTTCCTCGGACGTATGGCGGTTGGCCGCGTTCAACAAGGAACTTTTAAGACGGGCATGACCGTTGCGCAAAGCTTCCTCACGGACGACGATACCGCAACACCGAAAGTCAAGAACATTCGTATTCAGAAAATTTTGCATTACGACGGAATTCAATCCGTTCCTATCGACGAAGCAGGTCCGGGCGAAATTATTCAAATCGCAGGCCTTGAAATGTTCGATATCGGCGATACTCTTTCTGCTGTCGATAATCCGGTGCACTTGCCGCGCATTCACATCGACCCGCCGACCATCTCGATGCTCTTTACCGTGAACACTTCCCCGCTCGCGGGCAAAGGCGGAGGAAAGTTCCTCACCGGCAATAACCTCGCCGAACGTTTGGAACGCGCACACATGGCCGACCCGGCTCTTCTCGTCGAAAAGGCAGAAGGCGCTTCGACATTTAAAGTTTCCGGTCGCGGTATTTTGCATTTGACGATTCTCATCGAAAGCATGCGCCGCGAACTTTATGAATTCACGATCGGTTCTCCGCAAGTGATTTTCCAAAAAGATGAAAACGGAAAAATTTTGGAACCGATGGAACAATTCAAGGTTGAAGTTCCTTCGGAATATAGCGGTCCGGTGATCGAAGAACTCGGACACCGCAAAGGCGAAATGGTCGATATGGTGACCGACGATAATAACCGCGTTTCTTTGGAATATAAGATTCCGAGCCGCGGCCTTCTCGGCATCCGTTCGAAGCTCCTTTCTCTCACGAAGGGTTATGCTGTTTCGCAGTCTCTCTTCTTAGACTTCGAACCGTATAAGGGCGATATTCCGGCGCGCGTCAACGGCGTGTTGATTGCAAAGGAACCGGGACAAGCTGCGAGCTATGCACTTTCGAAATTGGAAGATCGCGGTTCTCTCTTCATCCCGCCTGCAACCGAAGTTTATCCGGGCATGATTATCGGTGAACACAACCGCACAACCGATATCATTGTGAACGCGACCAAGGGCAAGCACTTGACCAATATGCGTTCGAAAGCTTCGGACGATAACATTCAGCTTACGCCGTATCGTCGCATGACTTTGGAAGAATGCGTCACATTCATCAACGATGACGAATGCGTCGAAGTCACTCCGCAGTGCTTACGTCTTCGCAAGATTACTTTGGATCCGCATCTGCGCAAGCAAGAATCCAAGGCTGCCGTCGAAGACGACGACGACGATTAA
- a CDS encoding P-II family nitrogen regulator: MKVVTAYIQPERLGAVKEALYEAEIYKMSVTNVLGCGQQKGYTATYRGTETEVQLLKKIRIQIALNDEFVQPCIDAIIKGARTGNIGDGKIFVENLEQCIRIRTGETGEAAIG; this comes from the coding sequence ATGAAAGTCGTCACCGCTTACATTCAACCCGAAAGACTCGGCGCTGTCAAAGAAGCTCTTTACGAAGCTGAAATTTACAAGATGAGCGTCACCAATGTTTTGGGTTGTGGACAGCAAAAAGGTTACACCGCGACCTACCGCGGAACCGAAACAGAAGTTCAACTGCTCAAAAAGATTCGCATTCAAATCGCATTAAATGATGAATTTGTGCAACCTTGCATCGATGCGATTATTAAAGGCGCCCGCACGGGAAATATTGGCGACGGAAAAATCTTCGTCGAAAACTTGGAACAATGCATTCGCATTCGTACGGGTGAAACCGGCGAAGCTGCTATCGGATAA
- a CDS encoding fibrobacter succinogenes major paralogous domain-containing protein, whose protein sequence is MKFHLETKCAAVALGAALVFGLSACGNPNTMTDKRDSKVYKTVKIGTQIWMAENLNYAGDGFCYEDNPDNCKKWGRLYTWDEAQNACPEGWHLPSKAEWKTLMDAVGGEDKAGIALKAKNGWKEYEGKSGNGTDAFGFSALPAGIGFLNERYIDADEYAIFWSSTEVDSDDIVYYIDLSYYVESARQYLDIKYHAFSVRCLENSN, encoded by the coding sequence ATGAAATTTCACTTGGAAACAAAATGCGCAGCGGTGGCGTTGGGAGCCGCTTTAGTATTCGGGCTTTCTGCCTGCGGGAATCCAAACACGATGACAGACAAACGCGACAGCAAAGTTTACAAGACGGTGAAAATCGGTACCCAAATTTGGATGGCAGAAAATTTGAATTACGCAGGGGATGGCTTCTGTTATGAAGATAATCCTGATAACTGCAAAAAATGGGGACGGCTTTATACTTGGGATGAGGCACAAAATGCTTGCCCCGAGGGATGGCACTTACCGTCCAAAGCCGAATGGAAAACTTTAATGGATGCTGTGGGTGGAGAAGATAAAGCAGGCATTGCCCTCAAGGCGAAAAATGGTTGGAAAGAATACGAAGGAAAGAGTGGTAATGGAACGGACGCCTTTGGCTTTTCGGCGCTCCCCGCAGGCATCGGCTTCCTCAATGAACGCTACATCGACGCAGACGAGTACGCTATCTTTTGGTCCAGTACCGAGGTCGATAGCGACGATATTGTCTACTACATAGACTTGTCCTACTACGTCGAGTCCGCGCGCCAGTACCTCGACATTAAGTACCACGCGTTTTCCGTCCGTTGCCTAGAAAACTCCAACTAG
- a CDS encoding ammonium transporter, protein MGDCSIITGAPDYSLFISENIWIMISAMLVFIMGLGFACVESGLCRAKSSANICFKNIAVPAIGISVYALVGFGLMYPGEFNGILGFAGFGIGDWLNPKSFTSGYNGHFTLFSDWLFQAMFAATAATIVSGAVAERIKLSSFLVFTLLYVAFVYPIVGSWVWGGGWLSKLGFHDLAGSELVHSVGGWAALAGVIILGPRLGKYSKGKSHAIPAHNIPLATIGTFILWFGWWGFNGGSALSGNPFDTSLILVTTNLAAVAGIITATATSWILSKKPDATMALNGCLAGLVAITAGADTVTPMSSWIIGAVAGVLVVLAVFFFDRMRLDDPVGALSVHLVNGVWGTIAVGVFDYTGRFSVLTQLLGVVAYAIPCFLCASIIFLAIKKTIGLRVSEKEELRGLDLSEHGQESYGGFQIFSNT, encoded by the coding sequence ATGGGCGATTGCTCGATTATTACGGGCGCTCCGGATTATTCGCTCTTTATCAGCGAAAACATTTGGATTATGATTAGCGCAATGCTCGTGTTCATCATGGGACTCGGATTTGCTTGCGTAGAATCGGGACTTTGCCGTGCGAAAAGCAGCGCGAACATTTGCTTTAAGAATATCGCTGTGCCGGCGATTGGCATTTCGGTTTACGCTCTCGTCGGTTTTGGTCTTATGTATCCGGGTGAATTTAACGGCATCCTCGGATTTGCGGGCTTTGGCATCGGCGATTGGTTAAATCCGAAGAGTTTTACAAGCGGTTATAACGGCCACTTTACTCTCTTCTCGGATTGGCTTTTCCAAGCGATGTTTGCGGCAACGGCTGCGACGATTGTTTCGGGCGCTGTTGCAGAACGCATTAAGCTCAGCTCTTTCCTCGTTTTCACTTTGCTCTATGTCGCTTTCGTCTATCCGATTGTCGGTAGCTGGGTTTGGGGCGGTGGCTGGCTTTCGAAGCTCGGCTTCCACGACCTCGCCGGTTCGGAACTCGTTCACTCTGTCGGCGGTTGGGCAGCTCTTGCGGGCGTTATCATCTTGGGACCGCGTCTCGGCAAGTATTCGAAGGGCAAGTCTCACGCAATTCCTGCGCACAATATTCCGCTCGCAACCATCGGCACATTCATCTTGTGGTTTGGTTGGTGGGGATTCAACGGCGGTTCTGCTCTTTCCGGAAATCCGTTTGACACTTCTCTCATCTTGGTAACGACAAATCTCGCCGCAGTTGCAGGCATTATCACAGCGACAGCGACTTCTTGGATTCTTTCGAAGAAGCCGGATGCGACGATGGCTTTGAACGGTTGCTTGGCAGGTCTTGTGGCGATTACCGCGGGCGCAGATACAGTTACTCCGATGAGTTCTTGGATTATCGGTGCCGTGGCAGGTGTCCTCGTCGTGCTCGCCGTCTTCTTCTTTGACAGAATGCGTTTGGACGACCCTGTGGGTGCGCTTTCGGTTCACTTGGTGAACGGCGTCTGGGGAACGATTGCAGTCGGCGTCTTCGATTACACGGGTCGCTTCAGCGTTCTCACTCAGCTCTTGGGCGTTGTCGCTTATGCGATTCCTTGCTTCCTCTGCGCAAGCATTATCTTCCTTGCGATTAAGAAGACAATCGGTCTGCGTGTGAGCGAAAAGGAAGAACTCCGCGGTCTTGATCTTTCGGAACACGGTCAAGAATCCTACGGTGGATTCCAAATTTTCAGCAACACTTAA